A region of Rhodamnia argentea isolate NSW1041297 chromosome 9, ASM2092103v1, whole genome shotgun sequence DNA encodes the following proteins:
- the LOC115730279 gene encoding berberine bridge enzyme-like 8 has translation MRLVTLDGIRLMSWVESTLYWTSFPIGTPVDALLSRTPQVLTHLKRRSDYVKQIIPKDGLELIWRRMIELERPVLTFNPYGGKMGEIPATNTPFPHRAGNLWKIQYATNWDEDGDEAARHYIELTRKLYRYMTPFVSKNPREAFLNYRDLDLGINHNGDESYEEGKVYGVKYFKGNFNRLVEIKTKVDPGNFFRNEQSIPVLPR, from the coding sequence ATGCGATTAGTGACCTTGGACGGCATCCGATTGATGAGTTGGGTCGAGTCCACGCTCTACTGGACCAGTTTCCCGATCGGGACTCCAGTGGATGCTTTGCTTTCGCGCACGCCGCAAGTCTTGACACATTTGAAGAGAAGGTCCGACTACGTGAAGCAGATCATACCGAAGGATGGATTGGAGCTGATTTGGAGGAGGATGATCGAGCTCGAAAGGCCGGTGTTGACCTTCAACCCTTACGGAGGCAAGATGGGCGAGATTCCCGCGACCAACACCCCATTTCCGCATAGGGCCGGGAACCTATGGAAGATACAGTACGCGACAAATTGGGACGAGGATGGGGACGAGGCGGCACGGCACTACATCGAGCTGACGAGGAAGCTCTATCGTTACATGACGCCCTTTGTGTCGAAGAACCCGAGAGAAGCGTTCTTGAATTATAGGGACCTTGATCTGGGGATTAACCACAATGGAGACGAGAGCTACGAGGAAGGGAAAGTGTACGGGGTGAAGTACTTCAAGGGCAATTTCAACAGGTTGGTGGAGATAAAGACCAAAGTCGATCCTGGTAATTTCTTCAGAAACGAGCAGAGCATTCCGGTTCTTCCCCGGTGA